From the genome of Sediminibacter sp. Hel_I_10:
TCCGATGGTTCGGTGAGCTGTGAGTCTAGTGCAACATTCGCAGATGGAATTAATTACACAGTATCATGTGCGACGTGTATTAATCCTGCAGCTACTTATCAAGTGGTTGATGATTGTGATAATGGTGATCAATTTTTAATTGATGTTAATATTACATCTTTGGGAGATGCTACTTCACTGACCATCTCAAACAATATCGATGCCACAACGGTTCCAGTGACGAGTACAGGAATTTATCAAGTTGGTCCTTTTCCATTTTTAACAGATGTTGTCATATCAGTGAGCAATGATCAAGACGTCAATTGTGTTATTAATAGTAGCGCCATACAATTGCTGGCCTGCCCGCCAGAAAACGACAACCCATGTAATGCCACTATTGCCTCTGTAAATGAGGATGAATCCTGTAGCTTAACAACCCCAGGGACTTTGATTGAAGCAACAGACTCTGGCGTTCCAAATGGATCTTGTACGGGGAATCCAAATGACGATGTGTGGTTCGAATTTACAGCCTTGGGTGAACAACAAATCATTTCCATAAATAATATAACTGGTGGTTCATTTAATATTGATCACGCCGTGTATGAGGGTGCATGTGACAACTTAACGCAACTCTATTGTTCTGATGATGTTACAAGTGTAACGCCAACATTAACCATTGGTAATACCTATTATATCAGAGTCTTTTCAGGAGGGAATGATTCTGTTACTTCTAATTTCGATTTATGTATTAATACATTAGGTCCTCCAACATTCTGTTTAGATGCCTTGCCAATCTGTGCTTTAGATTTAGAATATCCTAGTGTTACTGGTGATCTAGAAGCTCCTCCATACCTAGATTATGGTTGCTTAGGCTCTCAACCAGATCCAACTTGGAATGCTATTTATTTTGACTTACCCGGAGATTATACCTTCACTTTAGCTCAAACTGGGTTAGATGGTTTAGGTAATGACATAGATTTCATTGTTTGGGGACCATTTAACGATCAACAAAGTGCATGTTACGAGTTGCTACCAGAAACTGTAGCAGATTGTAGTTTTTCTGCCGTTAGTGTCGAAACAATTACCTTAAATAATGTTCAGGAAGGAGATGTGTTTTTGATTTTAATTACTAATTTTTCTCAAGATGAAGGGTTCTTTACTTTTGAACAAACCACGGGGCCTGATAATGGAACCAATTGCGAAATAGTATGTGATGCAGAAGTCTTGTTTCAAGGCGGCATTGTTGAAGAGGATCCTGAAAATCCTGGGTTTAGTAGTCCTATAGAATTTTGTGGGGTGGACTCTGTTGAGCTAGAGGCGAGTTCTCCTTATGCAGACTCCTACCAGTGGTATTCTCAAAATGGAATTCCCATAGATGGCGCTACCAGTGAAACTTTGACGGTAACAGAATCTGGAGAATATTTTGTACAAGTTAGTGGAGACGTTTGTGAAGGTTTTTCTCAGTCCATAGAGGTTATTGTTAATCTGGGAGCTGAGCCCGTTGCCAATACGGTGGAAGATATCATCACCTGTGATGATGCTTCTGCAGATAATTTTGAAGATTTTGATCTGGATGCACAAACAGCAGCCATATTAGGTGGTCAAGACCCAGCAGATTTCAATGTCTCTTATCATACCTCATTGCAAAATGCTCAACTTAATCAAGATCCGCTAGTATCGCCTTATACGAATATCTCTAACCCGCAAACAATTTTTGTACGGGTTGAAGATGCTAATCTCAGCGCATGTTTTGCAACCTCCACGTTTGAGCTTGTTATATCTGGGCCAACGCCTACGGTAACTAGCGTGCCGATTGAGGCTTGTGATGATGGTACAGGAACGGCAGACTTTGATTTAGCCGCTCACGATGGTAATATTTTAAACGGTCAAAGTGCGTCAGAATTCACGGTAACCTATTACGAAACCGAGGATGATGCCATAGCAGGAACAAACGCCATTGATACAACGTTACTTTATAATAGTGGATCACAAACTATTTATACAAGAGTAGAAAGCAACTTGTCTTTTGACTGTTACTCAACTACGCCTTTTGATCTTGTGGTTTTACCGCTACCAAGCACTAGCTTTAGTGAAGATATGGATTACGAGATTTGTCCTGATACAACGGTTCCACTTTTAATTACTGCGATTCCTAATAATTATTCTGCGGAAGATGTTTCTATCGTTTGGTATGCGGACGGTGGTGTTATAGAGGGAGAAAACAACTTGACCATTGCCGTGTTAGATGGTGGTCTATATGAAATTGAAGTAACCTTCAATAATGGACCAATGTGCGCTGCTGAACCTGTAGGACAAGAAGTTATAGAACTTGCAAGCTGCGTCATCCCTCAAGGTATTTCTCCTAATGGCGATATGAGTAATGATGAGTTTGACTTAAGTAGCTTTAACGTGAAGACACTAGAAATTTTCAATCGCTACGGTACATCAGTATACTCAAAAAATAACTATATCGATGAATGGGTAGGTCAAACCGATGATGGCGAAGAACTTCCTGTTGGTACTTACTTTTACTCCATTTTATTTGATAACGGAGAAAGACAAACAGGTTGGGTTTATATCCAACGTCCAAACTAAAAATCCATTAAATACTAACGATAGCTTTCTGATTTAGAAAGAACAGGCAATTACCAAAAACTAAAAACAAACAATTAACAGATGAAAAAACTTTATATCATTATTGTATTGCTAGCAGCAACACAAGTGTATGGTCAACAAGATCCTCAGTATACACAGTACATGTATAATATGAACGTGATCAATCCTGCCTACGCAGGGTCTAAGGAAAACTTATCTTTCGGACTATTATACCGTTCGCAATGGGCTGGAATAGACGGTGCACCAAAGACAGCCACATTTTTTGGTCATTCACCAATTGGTGAAAAGGTAGGTCTTGGAGCTTCCATTATTTCAGATGAAGTTGGGCCAATAAAAGAAACAAATGCATACGTAGATTTTTCTTATACCCTACAATTGGGCGGAGAGCATCGCATTGCCTTTGGTTTAAAAGCAGGAGCAACCTTCCACGATATTGGTCTTGCTGGTATTGATTTAATTGATACTGGAGACGCGTTTTTTCAAAACATCAACACGACTACTCCAAATATAGGTGCTGGATTTTTCTATTATACAGACAACTATTATTTCGCAGCATCTGTTCCTAATATTTTGAATTCGGTCCATCTGGATGCCGAAGGAAACAAATTAGGATCTGAGGAAGCACATTATTTTATTACTGGTGGTTATGTATTTGAATTTACAAACACAAAGCTAAAACCTTCCTTTTTAGTGAAATCAGCGTTTGGAGCACCGACCTCTTTTGATGTCAACTTAAACGCATTGTTCTTTGAGAAATTTGAAATTGGAGCATCTTACAGATTAGACGATTCCTTTTCTGGTTTAGTTAATTTTGCTATTACTCCAGATATTAGAGTTGGATATGCATATGATCACGTATCATCAGATATTAAGAGATATGCTCCTGCATCACACGAATTCTTGTTGTTATTTGATTTGAATTTCCCAAGAAAAGTTTCACGTTCACCAAGATACTTCTAAACACCTAAGCTAAACATCATGAAAAAAATAATTACACTTTTTACCATTGCAGCCATAAGTAGTTTTAGCTTAACGGCACAAAATGCTAATACAAAAAAAGCAGACAAGTATTTTAACCGTCTGCAGTTTGTTGATGCTGCTGAAGAATATAAAGAAATTGTGGACGATGGAGATGCTGATGCCTATGTATATGGCCAATTGGCAGAATCTTATTACAATATATTTAAAACTGAAGAAGCAGAACTTTACTACGCTAAAGCCTTAGAGACTACAGAAGAGCCAGAAATGGTATTTAAGTATGCTCAAATGCTTAAAGCTAATGGTAAGTATGAAGCCTCTAACGTACAAATGGCAAAGTTTGCCAAAATGAGACCAAGTGATGAGCGTGCCATTGCTTTTAACGAAAACCCAGATTACCTTCCTAAAATTTTGGAGAAAGGGAAAAAGTTTAACGTTCAAAATTTACCATTCAATTCAGAATATTCAGATTTCGGTGGAACACTACAAGGCGATAAGCTCTATGTAACTTCCGCTCGTAACACGTCACGTAAAACTTACGGATGGAATGAGCAACCATT
Proteins encoded in this window:
- a CDS encoding gliding motility-associated C-terminal domain-containing protein, yielding MKKITLILVFVNLFFVTLAGAQITSIDCAVGPENINYCYTNNDDTTWVFQSTDGSPLRITFNAGGIESCCDDIILYEGTDNTGAVIYSGNNGGNLAGLQFDSTGDSIYMEIDADGSISCSSGSACCTSPWDFTVSCATCVNPVVANTVRQDCENGPQFFVDVDLTDLGSATSITLTDNQGSTPQTTDATGLFSFGPFANGTDVVITTTNDDDANCVLTSGNLTQDQCVLNQVDCAVGPVNINYCYTNNDDTTWLFQSTDGSPLRITFNAGGIESCCDDIILYEGTDNTGTVIYSGNNGGDLTGLQFDSIGDSIFMEIDADGSVSCDSGSACCTSPWDFTVSCATCVNPVVENTVRQDCLNGPQFFVDVDLTDLGSATSITLTDNQGSTPQTTDATGVFSFGPFANGTDVVITTTNDDDANCVLTSANLTQDQCVLNQVDCAVGPVNINYCYTNNDDTTWLFQSTDGSPLRITFNAGGIESCCDDIILYEGTDNTGAVIYSGNNGGDLTGLQFDSIGDSIFMEIDADGSVSCDSGSTCCTSPWDFTVSCATCVNPEVTSTVDGDCLNGPQFFVDVDLTDLGSATSVTITDDQGSTPETTSIPGVFTFGPFANNTVVEITVVNDDDANCTIVAGGLTQEICLENLVDCNEGPLSVSYCYLNNDPNLFSYVSSDGTPLNLTFNSGEIEGAPFDFLIVYDSDGVTELYNGEGNDGDLSGLTFQSTGDTIFFQITSDGSVSCESSATFADGINYTVSCATCINPAATYQVVDDCDNGDQFLIDVNITSLGDATSLTISNNIDATTVPVTSTGIYQVGPFPFLTDVVISVSNDQDVNCVINSSAIQLLACPPENDNPCNATIASVNEDESCSLTTPGTLIEATDSGVPNGSCTGNPNDDVWFEFTALGEQQIISINNITGGSFNIDHAVYEGACDNLTQLYCSDDVTSVTPTLTIGNTYYIRVFSGGNDSVTSNFDLCINTLGPPTFCLDALPICALDLEYPSVTGDLEAPPYLDYGCLGSQPDPTWNAIYFDLPGDYTFTLAQTGLDGLGNDIDFIVWGPFNDQQSACYELLPETVADCSFSAVSVETITLNNVQEGDVFLILITNFSQDEGFFTFEQTTGPDNGTNCEIVCDAEVLFQGGIVEEDPENPGFSSPIEFCGVDSVELEASSPYADSYQWYSQNGIPIDGATSETLTVTESGEYFVQVSGDVCEGFSQSIEVIVNLGAEPVANTVEDIITCDDASADNFEDFDLDAQTAAILGGQDPADFNVSYHTSLQNAQLNQDPLVSPYTNISNPQTIFVRVEDANLSACFATSTFELVISGPTPTVTSVPIEACDDGTGTADFDLAAHDGNILNGQSASEFTVTYYETEDDAIAGTNAIDTTLLYNSGSQTIYTRVESNLSFDCYSTTPFDLVVLPLPSTSFSEDMDYEICPDTTVPLLITAIPNNYSAEDVSIVWYADGGVIEGENNLTIAVLDGGLYEIEVTFNNGPMCAAEPVGQEVIELASCVIPQGISPNGDMSNDEFDLSSFNVKTLEIFNRYGTSVYSKNNYIDEWVGQTDDGEELPVGTYFYSILFDNGERQTGWVYIQRPN
- a CDS encoding type IX secretion system membrane protein PorP/SprF, whose protein sequence is MKKLYIIIVLLAATQVYGQQDPQYTQYMYNMNVINPAYAGSKENLSFGLLYRSQWAGIDGAPKTATFFGHSPIGEKVGLGASIISDEVGPIKETNAYVDFSYTLQLGGEHRIAFGLKAGATFHDIGLAGIDLIDTGDAFFQNINTTTPNIGAGFFYYTDNYYFAASVPNILNSVHLDAEGNKLGSEEAHYFITGGYVFEFTNTKLKPSFLVKSAFGAPTSFDVNLNALFFEKFEIGASYRLDDSFSGLVNFAITPDIRVGYAYDHVSSDIKRYAPASHEFLLLFDLNFPRKVSRSPRYF